ATGATAATATAAGTCTATCCAGCACTTTAATAGAGAAGTCTCAAATTAATGGTGTAGATATAAGAAAAGACATGCAATCAATTCCCTTTGATTTATTAAAGAATTATGATTTCATAATTATTGACTACCCCACATTATTTAAGGAAGATAAATTAGATAATATGCAAGATGCAGTCACAATATTGATATCAGATATTACTACTTTAGACGATGCTTATGACTATTTTAAAAATATTTCTGGTAAGAAAGTTTTTATACTAAATATGGTTCCTCCATTTCCAGATTATATTGAAGCAATGCTAAAGAAAGTAAAAGAAGTCGATATTTGTCCAAGTATAGTTATTCCATTTATTCCAAACATGTTTCTATCCGTAATGAGAGAAAATAAGATAAAAAACGATATTAGATGCTTAAAAACTCTCTCAGAGTTATTAATACAAGGAAATTTGAATTGTCAACTTATATCTCCATTATCTTAAATAATGTTATATAGTTGATAAATTAATAGCAGTTAGCTATACAGAAGATTTCAAATACTATAAAAATTAGGCATTTTTTAAGCTTTTATGAACTAAAAATTTTGTAAATTCTTACTATAGACTATAAGGAAAATGTTATAATAAGGATAACATTTCAAGCTATTTTAAATAAGTTTCACTAAGCTAGATATTTATTATCTCTAAAATATCCTCATTTCTTTATATTGAAAATAAAGAAAAATTAATGATTAAAAAGTTTCCTTATTTTATGTCTTACATCGTAGAAGAAAATATTATCATAAGGGCAAGCCTCTACGCAGTCTCCTACTCCAACGCATTTGTACGCTTTAAATTCACCTTTCTTTATGAAATTGCCTGGCATATCAGTTAATCCTACTGGACAAGCTTTTGTGCAATCTTTTGTTTTACATTTTACACACTGTTGTGGATCTCTAACTTTTAGTCTGAAGAATCCTAGCCTCCCAAAGAATTGGTTAAATGCACCCCATGAGCACCAACCTTGTGTTACACAAGCATAAGTTCCCATAAATGGTATTGAAATAAATACTACATACCATAAGAAATTGAAGTAAAATGAATATAAGAACACTGTAGGGTCATTTCCTAGTACTGTTATGTTTAACACACCTATTTGATCTAAATACGAAATTAAAGCCATAGCTAATAATGAACCCCATACTATGCCAGTAATAATTTTGAACCATGATTTTAGTCTACTGCTTAACGTTTTTCTCCCTAATTTCGAGGTTCTATTAAAGGTTTTAAGTGAATCATAAAATGTTCCTTGATACATTAAAGGTGCAGTACAAGTTACTGAACATATTTGTCTAGAACCGAACAGAAAAGATAAGCCTGCACTTACAATGTAAGTACCTATTATCCCTGTTAATAATACGGAAGGAGAAACTGGACCTAAAGTTCCTAAACCCATGCTCCACATGTAAGGTATGTATTGTACTTTGCTAGCTATAGGAGAGAATGATGGTAAATAAATTGTGTAAACAGCATAGGCTGTAATCATTAGAATAAATCTAATCTTATTTTCAGTATTCTTTAAGTCTTTAATTCTAAATACAGCTAACATTCCCATTTCAGTTCCCATCATTAATAAAAACCATACTGATCCAGTAATAGTGCTTACTATAGAAAGAAAATCAAACAACGAGCCTAAACCGAAGTAGCTAGTTGGAGAGACATATCCTAAAGCTAACGAAGACATGAATCCAGATAATCCTGAGGAAAAAACGCCAGAAGCGAAATCTAATACTCCTCCCATAAACCATTCCATGACGAAAGTTAGAAATATAAACGCAAAAGTCCATTTTGTATCTCTAACGTAGTTTCCTTTAATTTTACTAGGTCCTGCAATTGCTCTAAATATAAACCAAGACATACCAGTAATCATGGAAAAATCAAATAAATACCAAATTCCAGTAAGGAAGAACATAAATTCGCCAGCCATCATTAATGTATAAATAATCATTAGCTCGAACGAAGTCATAGTCTCTTGATTTTGTTTTAATCTACTTCTGTATAACGTTTCGTAGATAACTATTGTTCCTATGATCATTAAACTTGATGACACCCAAGTAGTATCATAAATATATGTTGAATTAGAGGGAAAGATAACTGGCGAAATAATCATTAAAGGTAATAAAATGATTAAAAATTCCCTCAAAGGATAGGAAGTCTGTTTGAAAAAGTAAACTAGAGTAAACAACATTTCTGAAGCCATTACTGCAAAATAATAATAATTTTCAACTCCAAGTAAAGGATTTCCTATAGTTTTTGTTTCAATAGAATAGAAAGTTTCTCCCATTAATGCTTCTGAAATCGCCATAATTACCGCGAATAAAAAGAGAGTATAGGAATTTCTGACATTATCCAGCTTCTTTTTTGACAGTGCTAAAATAGCGAATAATCCTAAAATCATATAAAACGAATTAGCTAAAAGCGTAATAGCTTCAGTAATCTTGTTCTGAGTAGAGAAGAATATTGGTAATGTAGCAAACATAACTACCATGCTACCAGCTAAGTATAGAACAACTAGAAAGCCCAATCCATTTATCCCTTTTTTAATTAAATAAATTAGGTAAATGGAAAATGCAGTCATTAATGTTGCAATTAAAACGAATATCAGGTTAAATTCCATAATTATAATGATGATAAGTGCAGTTAAAAGCTTTGTCTTTAAGTTTATTAAAGCAATTTTATTTTTCTTTAAAAAAATTATCTTCATATTGATAAAGATTCATACTTTTATAAAGTAAATAACTTATCTGAATATTATGTAAATATTTCCTTTTTTATAGATAATTTAATTATGAAAGAGTTCTAACTTGGGTTTCTTACTAAAAAGAGGATAAAAAATTATATATTTTTTAATTCTTTCTTAAATTGTTTACTCTTCGTGCTCATCTGGTTTCTTGTATACTATGTAATGATATAATGAGATACTTTCACCAAGCATTATGAATATTAATCCTAGATCTACTCCAAACATATTAGAAACATATCCAGTAGCTGGTATCGTCCATATTGTTCCTGCTAAAATGGCTGCAAATATTAAGAGAATTACCATAATAACTTGTGCCATTTTCTTTTTCCTTTCTAGGCTCATCACACTCTCTTGAGAAACGGAAGGAGTTACTGCAGATTGGTCTGCTTTAAATATTGGTGGTGTGAGTAGTTTAGCTCCGCCAAAGAATAGTATTAGTAATGGTATAAATATTCCTATAGTGAGTATACTAGGTTCATTTAGCACTGCAATCAAGCTACCAGCCATTAGTAAAGCTATTACTGTAAATAATATAGCATTTAAGGGCGTCATTTGAGCTTTCTTCATATTATTTCCTATTTTAACATATTTAAAGAAAGCTAATCCTATTGCTGTAATTATTGCAGGGGGTAAATATACTTCTATTTGCTGAGTAATTGGAACTGGTATTCCAGGCGATAAATCTCCCCATATAGTAGTCTGTATTAGATATGTTATCATTAAAATACCGAAGCCTAGGAATACTTTTCTTTTCATAGGATGTAGATATTCTGTTCTATCCAAGAATGGCACTAATATTAAGTAAAGTAATGGAATTATTACACCTATCAATAGGAATATAACTACATCGCTAGTAAAATCAGCTATTTTATAAACAAATAGGAAGAACCATGGAGGATATGTCGTTACATGAGCAGCTAGAGGGCTACTAGGTGAAGGTGCAGGTTTCGGATTTAAAAATGGATTAAATTGCTGTGGTAATCCATTTAGGTAAGCTAGAGCATTAGGAATAGCTAGTATGAATCCCCATGTTAAGAAAATTAATGAAAACATATACACAAAGTTTCTTGGCCACCATGGATTGAATTTAGACCATTCTTCTTTAGTATATACTGCAGGAGCTTTACTCTTTACTTTTCTAGAAGGCATCATTCCGTAATGTTCTGCCATAAAGAAGTGAAATACAAACAGCAAGCCTATTAATGCTACAAGTATTATGTGCCATGCTAGCACTCTACCGAATTGTCCACTATCGTAATTTCCAAATAATATAGGTAAGAGAAAAGTTAATTGCGGTATAGAAGATATAATTCCAGCTCCTACATCTACTGCGCTAGTAGCTAATACGTCTCCTATTAAGCTATATCCTAGGAACGATGCTCCTAAAACCAAAACTAACATTAACACCCCGATTATCCATAATAACTCTCTAGGTTTTTTGTAAGCACCAACAAAATAATTTCTGAACATATGTACATAAGCTAAAATTATCATCGCATAAGCTCCATATAGATGGCTATAAAGGACTACTGAACCATAAGGTACAGAATTTATTATGAATTCTGTAGAAGAGTATCCTTGATCTGGATTATAATAAAGTAATAAGATTAGTCCAGATATTACTGTATAAAAAAACGCAGCTGCAACTAGTGCTCCTAACCATTCACTTGCATGGTACATATAGTCTGGAGTTTTAAAGAACGGTAGATCATTAAGTCCTAATCTTTCCATAAACCAATCTGAGACTTTTTTTGTAACACTCATAAAATAAAAAGAGGAAAAATTAGAAAAAAATCTTTAACGTTGGACTTATGATGAAGTAAATGGATTTTCTGGTTGTGTAACTTCTGTCTTATCTCCTACAGAACTTCCAAAACTACTTCCTAGATCGGCTGTTGGATCTTTTGATGGCACTCCGTTAGCTCCTTCAGGATATATAGCTACACCTATAGACCCTAAAGCATAAAGATAATCAGTAGAACTATCCCATTCTAATACAGTAGTAGGTAATGGTCTAACTGTTGGTCCAGTTAAAGGTTGGGCTCCATGATATGGATCATAAGTTGATCCATGACAATCACAATGTATTAAAGCAGGTACATTTGCGCTCTTTGCTGCTGCTAGTGCTTGCGCAGTCAGAGTATCTGGCTCTGGGGCTGATAATTGAGCTGAATTTACATAGTTAGGTGGGTAGAAGTGAATATATGGAGGTTTACAGCCTAAGTGTTGGCATATTGCGCTATATGATACAATGGAATTATTTGGTCCTACGCCACCTGGAAATGTATACTTATCACCAGTTTGAGGTACTGTCACAGTACTAGCTGGTACTTTTACTGGGTTCCCTGACGAGTCACCTAAATTTAACAAAAAGTTGGGTTCTCCAGTTAACGGGTATTCGTATATTGTAATTATAGGACTGTTTACGGGAATTTTTGAAGCAGCTATTGGAGATCCACTAGAATCTACTAGGAGAGATTTAGGAAAAGCTGAAACAGCTGATACATTTGGTGGAACTAAAACTTTCAGACCAGGTATAATTCCTGCAACTGTTACTACTCCAATTCCTATTACTAATCCTTTTAAGAACTTTCTTCTTCCTTCGTCTATTCCTCCAACGTTTTTGTCAACGTAATTAAATAGATAATCGTCGCCTTTCTTTACAAATTCTTTCGAATTGAATTTGGTTTTTGGATTTCTCATAGTTCTAAGCAGTTTTTGGATAAAATAGAAATCTTCAGGATTCAATATAGGTTTCTCATTTTTACCTAGCTTAATTTTAATCACGTTTAGTCACAAAGAAAAAATTATCATTAATGTATTAAAAGGATTTATCGTTGGACTGATTTTTTCTTTAAATTTAGAATTTTTTGTCCTTTTCCTTCTTTGAAATTTAATAGTACATATCCAATTACTGGCGCAACCATATAAATTATTAAATGAAATCCAGTTATTCCCATAAATACAGTGGATAATATTAAAAAATATCCTAGTCCTGCATATCCATTTCCTTTTACACTTATGGAGACTATGAAGTATAAAGCTGTACTTACTAGCAGAAGAAATAATCCTAGCTGAAAAGGATTATGAAAAACAATACCAAATATTGCTGGGATTGTCATATCCATTATTATTTCCATAAATCTATTTGAAGAAACTAAAAAGTAAAGTGGTAAGAAAGTCATAGCTCCGAAAATTCCTACAATATAAGATATTATACTTCTCTTAGATATTATTTTGCCCCATAATATAGAATAAATTCCGAATCCAATTACAGATGCTAAGAAAAGATAAGTAAAACTTAGATTTAAAGTATAATGTTCAAAATCCATTGTATATCCTGCGTATAAATCCATAATTACTAGAATCATAGTAGGAATAGAAAGTAAAGAAGATAAACGGCTTTTTATAAAACTCTCTAAAATAGAAGCTATACCTATAGTTATAATTATTACTTGAAAAACTAACCAAATGTAAGATAAAGAATTTACAAATAAGTTAAGAATAGGGGAAATAAGGAGCAGTATACCCAAAGGAAGTAAAGCTTTCACTTTATACGATAGAGTTATTGCAACTATGCTTAAGGCTACATATTCTAGATATAATCCTGCAGTTCCTAAATATTCCATGAGTAACTTATTACTGAGAGAAAATGATAAAACATTAGCAAGAGGTAAGTATGAAATTGGAAAGATAAACTCAAATAAAAACTCTAGAAATGCAGATATAGCTAAAAAAATAGAATATATCTTTATATCTTTATAAAGGCTTTCTATTGTAGACATTTATCACACCTGTATTTTAAAAATGATACTACTAGAGCTATAATTACAACTAATAATCCAGGTAACATTATGTCTAGAAGAACATTCATTGTTATCACTTCCTATAAATTACATAAATTACTATTAGAGCTATTATTGCTATCACAACTCCTGCTATAGTCGTATCTGCTACTGTAGGAGGTATAGTTAATATTGGTGGAGGAGGTGGAGATGATTCTGTAGATAATTGCAATTGTAAGAAGGCTGAGGTTATTGATTTATCAAATAAAGTCTCTCCTAATGGTCCTTGCCATATAGCGAATGCTACGTAGTAAGTTGTTCCCAACGTTATGTTAGGCATGTACTTAGCATAGTTTGAAGGCACTGCTAATGGTCTTACATATTCTAATGTCCAGGATCCGTTCTGATACTTCGCTCCAGTCTTTATAAAGAATAATGATCCATTTAAACCAGAAGATTGAACTGGAGAATACCAAATACCTGCGCAGTCAACTTCATACATATTAGTATTATTAGTATATAGAGGAACAGCAAATCCATCATCATTAGGATCAGTATATGGTAATCCAGTTAAACTTTCGTTTTGCCATAAGTTAACTTTGAAAGCTGGATCGTACGTTGCATTGTTCCATGTTGCTCCAGATACCCACATCCATATATTTGCAGCTCCACCTGGCTGTTTTAATGCACCACCTGCAGCGGGCATTTTTTCTCCATCATATACTTGGCCTATGTATTTACCTCCAATATGCATTCCATCCATTGTTGGAGTACCACTACCCATGTACCACATCATAGCTGCTCTATCTGGATAGTACCACGTAGAATTAGCATAATAACCATAGAATAAACCAGACTCATACAATATTCTTTCCATAGGTCTTGGAGAATGATCAAAAAGAATAGTTCCATTTGATAATACTTGAATACTACTAGCATTTGGTAATGGAACTGATATGCCATCATATGATAAGAATATTCTGCCAGTCTGAGGTTTTCCATTAATATATGAAGTATAATTGGCATATGTAGCATTATCAACTACAGTGTACTTGGCTCCGGGTGTGATTTCTATAATTCTAAATAAACCAGGTCCGCTTGCTGGTGGATATAAGGATGCTGCTGCAGCTGACCATGCGTTAAATGCTGGATTTGGAGATGGCCATTGCAAGAGGATAATTATATCAGTACCATTCCATGCTGCCTTTACAAGTACGTAATGAGTTAATCCTGATGTTGGAGCATTCGGAATGTTTGCTGTTAATGAAATATTTGTCCAAGGTATTTTGCTCCAGAACGACTCTGAACCTGGATCTTTAAGGTTAGCTGAACCTACTTCTTTATATACTGTTATTTGAGATGACGTTTGAGCCATAGGTACATTGAAAAAAGCTAAAATTAATGCAAAAGCAACTAATGATACTAATAAAATTGGAGTAGCTCTCCTAATTACTTTACTCATTTATTCTCACATTACAAATTAAAGAGATAATTATCTAATAAGTATTAGACGTTGGACTGATTATTTTTCCTAAAAATAGAGATCAACGAAGAATGTTTACTTTAATACCATTTCTAAAATCATAGAAGACCATAAAGTTGTATTTTCTAGTTAATAAACCAGTATAGAATATTCAAATCACTGTCATTTTATTATGCGAA
This genomic window from Acidianus manzaensis contains:
- a CDS encoding 4Fe-4S binding protein, which encodes MEFNLIFVLIATLMTAFSIYLIYLIKKGINGLGFLVVLYLAGSMVVMFATLPIFFSTQNKITEAITLLANSFYMILGLFAILALSKKKLDNVRNSYTLFLFAVIMAISEALMGETFYSIETKTIGNPLLGVENYYYFAVMASEMLFTLVYFFKQTSYPLREFLIILLPLMIISPVIFPSNSTYIYDTTWVSSSLMIIGTIVIYETLYRSRLKQNQETMTSFELMIIYTLMMAGEFMFFLTGIWYLFDFSMITGMSWFIFRAIAGPSKIKGNYVRDTKWTFAFIFLTFVMEWFMGGVLDFASGVFSSGLSGFMSSLALGYVSPTSYFGLGSLFDFLSIVSTITGSVWFLLMMGTEMGMLAVFRIKDLKNTENKIRFILMITAYAVYTIYLPSFSPIASKVQYIPYMWSMGLGTLGPVSPSVLLTGIIGTYIVSAGLSFLFGSRQICSVTCTAPLMYQGTFYDSLKTFNRTSKLGRKTLSSRLKSWFKIITGIVWGSLLAMALISYLDQIGVLNITVLGNDPTVFLYSFYFNFLWYVVFISIPFMGTYACVTQGWCSWGAFNQFFGRLGFFRLKVRDPQQCVKCKTKDCTKACPVGLTDMPGNFIKKGEFKAYKCVGVGDCVEACPYDNIFFYDVRHKIRKLFNH
- the cbsA gene encoding cytochrome b558/566 subunit A gives rise to the protein MSKVIRRATPILLVSLVAFALILAFFNVPMAQTSSQITVYKEVGSANLKDPGSESFWSKIPWTNISLTANIPNAPTSGLTHYVLVKAAWNGTDIIILLQWPSPNPAFNAWSAAAASLYPPASGPGLFRIIEITPGAKYTVVDNATYANYTSYINGKPQTGRIFLSYDGISVPLPNASSIQVLSNGTILFDHSPRPMERILYESGLFYGYYANSTWYYPDRAAMMWYMGSGTPTMDGMHIGGKYIGQVYDGEKMPAAGGALKQPGGAANIWMWVSGATWNNATYDPAFKVNLWQNESLTGLPYTDPNDDGFAVPLYTNNTNMYEVDCAGIWYSPVQSSGLNGSLFFIKTGAKYQNGSWTLEYVRPLAVPSNYAKYMPNITLGTTYYVAFAIWQGPLGETLFDKSITSAFLQLQLSTESSPPPPPILTIPPTVADTTIAGVVIAIIALIVIYVIYRK
- a CDS encoding ParA family protein, whose amino-acid sequence is MIVKVLSLKGGVGKSIIALYLAKYMAEKGKKILLIDNDNISLSSTLIEKSQINGVDIRKDMQSIPFDLLKNYDFIIIDYPTLFKEDKLDNMQDAVTILISDITTLDDAYDYFKNISGKKVFILNMVPPFPDYIEAMLKKVKEVDICPSIVIPFIPNMFLSVMRENKIKNDIRCLKTLSELLIQGNLNCQLISPLS
- the soxC gene encoding proton pump complex cytochrome B SoxC, translating into MSVTKKVSDWFMERLGLNDLPFFKTPDYMYHASEWLGALVAAAFFYTVISGLILLLYYNPDQGYSSTEFIINSVPYGSVVLYSHLYGAYAMIILAYVHMFRNYFVGAYKKPRELLWIIGVLMLVLVLGASFLGYSLIGDVLATSAVDVGAGIISSIPQLTFLLPILFGNYDSGQFGRVLAWHIILVALIGLLFVFHFFMAEHYGMMPSRKVKSKAPAVYTKEEWSKFNPWWPRNFVYMFSLIFLTWGFILAIPNALAYLNGLPQQFNPFLNPKPAPSPSSPLAAHVTTYPPWFFLFVYKIADFTSDVVIFLLIGVIIPLLYLILVPFLDRTEYLHPMKRKVFLGFGILMITYLIQTTIWGDLSPGIPVPITQQIEVYLPPAIITAIGLAFFKYVKIGNNMKKAQMTPLNAILFTVIALLMAGSLIAVLNEPSILTIGIFIPLLILFFGGAKLLTPPIFKADQSAVTPSVSQESVMSLERKKKMAQVIMVILLIFAAILAGTIWTIPATGYVSNMFGVDLGLIFIMLGESISLYHYIVYKKPDEHEE
- the cbsB gene encoding cytochrome b558/566 subunit B, translating into MSTIESLYKDIKIYSIFLAISAFLEFLFEFIFPISYLPLANVLSFSLSNKLLMEYLGTAGLYLEYVALSIVAITLSYKVKALLPLGILLLISPILNLFVNSLSYIWLVFQVIIITIGIASILESFIKSRLSSLLSIPTMILVIMDLYAGYTMDFEHYTLNLSFTYLFLASVIGFGIYSILWGKIISKRSIISYIVGIFGAMTFLPLYFLVSSNRFMEIIMDMTIPAIFGIVFHNPFQLGLFLLLVSTALYFIVSISVKGNGYAGLGYFLILSTVFMGITGFHLIIYMVAPVIGYVLLNFKEGKGQKILNLKKKSVQR
- the soxL2 gene encoding Rieske iron-sulfur protein SoxL2 is translated as MIKIKLGKNEKPILNPEDFYFIQKLLRTMRNPKTKFNSKEFVKKGDDYLFNYVDKNVGGIDEGRRKFLKGLVIGIGVVTVAGIIPGLKVLVPPNVSAVSAFPKSLLVDSSGSPIAASKIPVNSPIITIYEYPLTGEPNFLLNLGDSSGNPVKVPASTVTVPQTGDKYTFPGGVGPNNSIVSYSAICQHLGCKPPYIHFYPPNYVNSAQLSAPEPDTLTAQALAAAKSANVPALIHCDCHGSTYDPYHGAQPLTGPTVRPLPTTVLEWDSSTDYLYALGSIGVAIYPEGANGVPSKDPTADLGSSFGSSVGDKTEVTQPENPFTSS